GTGACGTCAACGAGGACAAAAACGTCACTCCACCAGCTGTGGCCAACCCAAAAACGCAACCTCCAGGAAAAAACCCTTCCCATCCCAATCATTATCCTATCTACCTCCATTAAAAGCATCGAAGGAAAAGtccaaggaaaaagacaaaattgaccCCTTCAACACCAGCAGTCTCCCGCTCCGGAGATTTCTAGAGACTTTCCGATCGTTCATCTCCACGATCACCGGAAAACCCAAATTCACACCGATGGGACCAGGCTGGACGATGCATCCGATCTAGGGCGAATACTCTCAGATGAGAGAAATCTGAATCCGACGTGACCACGCAATTGGGTCGGAACTTACATGAATTGATCCACGTTTATACGTCGACACGACATGAATCGCCAGCCGAATCCAGGTCCAAACCGAAATGGAAAAAGGCTGGACTAAGCAAGATTTGAGGCATAGAAAGAGAAGTAGGATTTGATTTTACCTGAAAAAGGAGAACCAGGAGTAGCCGATCCGGCCGGAGAAACCGGAGGCGAACCGGACTGATATCCTGGCGGCTTCACTATCGTGATGCTCCGAGTCACCTTCTTCATCGCTTCCTGAGACGCGTCATCGCCATAGGATCTCTCGCTCGCAGCCTCCAACTCTGattcggaagaacaagaagaagaaatcatcacCAACTCGATCATCATCGCACGAAGTCTTCGCAAAAATCAACCGAATCATAGAATTCTCAACAAAGTTTTAGACCGCACGCGCTGCTCTATGCGTGCGCAAGAGATTATCCTTCAAGATGGTGAAATCaattcaacaactccatttcaCGTTAAGTTCGAACTATCGGTGGTTCAAGCTAGGGTTACAAATTTCCTGTTCCTTCGAACGTTCTGCTACTCGAGCATAGAGTTGCGAGTTTTTTTGGTTACTCGTCGTTACCCTTGCCGGAGTTCGATCGGAAGCTGAAGGTGTTGTGCTTCCGGAGCTTCCCGAGGCCGCTGTCCGGCGTCGGCCCGGCGACGGTGTCGTCCCAGAGGTGGTCGAGCAGGCCCATGGCGGCCGGGTGGATGGGGGCGCGCACGTTAAGGCGAGGCGGTATCCGTACGGCCGAATCAGATCTGAGGCTTCGCTCACTTCGCTGATCCACTCCTCTTCAGTACGAGATGAAGTGGATATTTAAGGAGACAGTGGAGGCGTTAAATGGCTAACAGGTCGCGAGGTGGGGAATCgatctggaccgtcggatctgggCTCCCCGGGGGACGGGGTCGGAAACTTGGAACAGTCCGTGGAGTCAGTGGCAAGTGTGTGATGGGATGGGCGTTGATGGTGACGCGTGGGGCCCGCGGTGACTTGGACTTTGGAACCGATGGCCGACACGTGGCTGTTGATTAGAGATTGCTGGAGGGGCACGTGCATGTCCCGTGATGGATCCTTTATTTGGCTTTCAAATAACCGGGACACTCCACCTTTTTAGGACATCTAACAAATATTCCTTCCGAGATAAGAGGAGCTTTGCGACGATTTTGCTCTCACCGTTagatttatgctcatttaatttttttattctgaatgGTGATATTATTGAAGATGCCGAATCTAGGAGCGCATCATCAAATGGTAAAGCCATAGTAATAGATAGAGTTACCGGTGTATGctcatttaatatttttattctgAATGGTGATATTATTGGAAATGCCAAATATGAGCGCATCATCAAAAGGTAAAGCCGTAGTAATAGATAGAGTTACTGGTGTATGCTCGTTATTGAAGATTGATTAGGTAATCGCCAATCGATTTTGGTTTAAAAAAGTTAGAGATTTGTTCTTTGAATATGTGACCTTTATGCTTTTTCTAATGATTTATCTTGTTATATGAAGCTTGTTCTATTTTgaaaccgtttttttttttttgtctcttgcATTTTgggaaatgaatgaaatgtgactttgacctaaaaaaaaaaagacaaatatttcttccacttcatcttctttaattgaatttttaaggTACTTATTGCGATAAACTTCAATATTCAAATGTTACTTATAATTGTACATGGTTATTATTGATGACTTGATAGGTATCCCTACAACACTCTTAACAAAATTTTAGACAGCTTTTCTACATTTACAAATGGCCAATGTCCTCTACCAATATGTTTCTTAACTATTCAAGCCTCCGAATTCGGCTCGATTTGAAATTGTTGACCCAGCTCCGACATTAGATACTTAGGCCGTGTTTATcagtctttcttttctctctctccccaattTATCAACGATAGGAAAAGCTCGAGCTTAtgaatttcacataaaaatgcTCGACCTATCGAGTGTGATTTTGTAAGTTTGGTTTAGTAAATAGCATGTCGGATTTGTTATTGGTTCTCGAATACGGTCCACTTATTCGAAAAGGGAGCTTCAAGTTTGACAAATCACTCAGTAAACCAATTTTGTAAATCAGACTGGGTAAGTCTAGCATCGCAAAATTCTAatcctcctttcttttgttAACAAATTGACCCTCCAATTACTGTCTTCGAGGCTTCAGACTAGGTTACCCCAAGCTACGGAGAGCGAGGTAGAGCCCAAGCATGACTCGTTGTACTCAAAAGAGGTTTAGTTTGTGGGGGAgcctttgaaaatgcaagttgGATCCTATCTCTAATGTAGTTGAATTCAAATGCAATAATGCCTAAGATAGCTACGGAGAAACGTGTTGACgttaaagctccgtttgtttcgcgaagaatgagttattaaaaaaatattttcttaaaaatgatcgtttatatcttttgaaataattagtcagctaaaattatttttatcatcatttaattatttttgtggatgaagaaaatattttttattttttttatttttgtaagcgatataagcaatcatcttttaaaaaatatttttcaaatcgttcattttctgcgaaataaGGGAAGCGTGAGTGAAGCATAGGATTATAAGAAGTCCAAAGTCGTTTTGTCATATTTTTATCCACCCAAAGAAATTATGTCATTGAATTGATTTGGGAAGATAAAATGAATCTAGACGCGATTTTTCGTGTCTTAATTGTGAATATAAGAAAAATTGGCTCATCGGTTTCAAATCTATTGTACCGATGTTAATTTAATTATACAACttacaattttgccaatttagttataaacttttattCGAAATGGCGGTCAACCTATTTGGTATCTTGCCGGCGTCGGTGAATTTCGGCgaaaattagccggaaggatTACGTTGAAATTTCGCGCAAATAATTTTGGACtagattaataaaattaaaaaatttatgattaaattaacatcACGCATCAATAAGATTATGACTGATTGAACGATTTTCCATACATATACCGAGTTAGCCAAGAGGCAATTGGGGGAAACTAGAGCGATATATGCACGCAGTCCATAATGCATTGTTTGATTATTTCTTTTGGTGCAGACTGGAGTGGTGCATAGTTTTGTGCACGTCTTTTCAAGATAATACGATTGGAACTCgttagataatatttttttcggaTGGacaagtttaatttttttgcgaCTTATCAAGTATTGTATATTATCTTCTGTATATCATCTCTTCACATCATTTTGGGGTCCATACAAAGGACAGCCATCCGTCGTCGAGTCAAACGCGGGCTGCGGTGTCTCCGGGTCCATCTCTTTCGAGATGTCTTCACACAATTATTGAAATGCCACATGAACTTGTTTAGTCAGCTTTGGAAAAATGTTCTTGGAAAAGATATAAATACCTTTGAATTAAAGgagattttcaaaatacaaaCAGTGTTTGATAAAGTATATTTTGAATACAtattaaaatgcaactttttaaAGTACCTTCGTGATTTCCGTTCCCGGAGGAGAGGAGAGGTCTCctttctctccctccccttATTTCTTTCACACTCCCTCCTTGTCTCTCTACCTCCTCTTTTTCAAGACTCTTTCAAGATTCTTTGTTGATTTCGTGGCAACGTTGTCGACTTCTTCCGCCGCCCAAGTGGAAAATTTTGTCTCTGTGAGTTTTGAAGATCGAAGCGCGAGTGTCTTCAAAGAATTTGTTTTCTTCAGATTTGCTCGCTCTCTTTGACTTTAGGTGCTTACTCTCGAAAGTCGAGCGTTCTGCAAATATTCAAAGCTTCTCTCTCGCGGTGTTCAACAGTAGACTTATCTAAAATTTTATAATCAACTAGTATCCGCTTTGCAGCTCTTCTCTCTCAATTTAGAGTTAGTTCCAGATCTGGGTGCTTTTCTATCTAGATCAAGATATAGATTTGGGGTTTACAAGGCGTTGTTTGTACTATTTCAACCTTTGggtgttgtttttatttttacacgATGATGGTGCTGGGGACGCCGAACTTAGGCGCGCACCGCTTGACATAGCCGTAGTTATTAGAGAGAAGATTCTCGGTGTGTGCCTATCACGGATGATGATGCAAGTTTCGATGATCGATCACCGGTGGTATTATGATGCTATGACAAATTCGTTCTTGTGGAATGAGCGAGTCACGGGCTTTACTAAGTTCATTAATTATCAGATTTGCAATACATTGTAACTCTTTGGGATTGTTTTTATCTTGAAGTCATGTATTTCTCatttatgtgaaataaaaaaatttcttttgaccaaaaaagaaaaaagtatctTCGGAGCTATTTTGGGTTAAAGGCCTTTAGAAGCCTTTAGAAATGCAATTACATTTATCCAAAGTTGAGCAAAATACGAACCAAATGATATTTACATTTGAACAAGGAACTTTAGAGCCTCAAAAACCCTTTCAAATGCTGAATCAAATAAGCCTGAAGTTAAAAAAACTTCGAAGAAAAACATTtggagtgccataacttgtgtacgacactcaTTTGAgcattataactttttttttcgcttaCTTAAGTGtcagaaattttaaaaatcgatTACTTGAGTACCATCGACGATTTGTCTAGCCAGAATTCCCATGTTGACGTCGAAAAATATGATGTGGCACCGTCAAAAcgctttttttgaattttttttttactgttgtttgaaattttaaatttttatgtttcttttgcatttttgcttgGCGAGGACCAACGACCCTCGACGGCAGGTGACAAGGCATCGGCGGCCTTCGACAAGTGCCGTTGTGGCCTCGCCGGTCGCGAGGGCAAGGGCCTTTGTTGTCCCACCGGCCGGGCGTGAGGTGGCCCTCACCGGGATCTAGTGAGGGCCGTCGAGGCCCCTCCGGCAAGTGTTTTCGACGACCCTCGTCGGCTaaggggaaaaacaaagaaatactgaaaaaaactaaaaaattcaaaataaatagaaaaaattcacatgtaactgaaaaataaataaataataataaaaacttcACATAGGATGATTTGCGAaaagtggcactcaagtgatcaaatTTACTCCGATGTGACActcaaatgagaaaaaaaaaattatggcccTCAATTGAGTACCATatacaagttatagcactctaGTTGTCCTTTTCCTTGAAAAATTCACTCAAccgaggaaaaacaaaaattaataatttaggtTCACTATCCTATTAACATAATAAATGATTTTGGGTCCACCACTTCTGCTGGAATGCGTGGCCCCAATATCATCCACTCCGAATACGATAAACTATACTTTCGTTGCCCAATTCAACCAAGGCAAAAACAGTTAAATTTAGTACTTTAAGTCTCAAAATGGAACTTATTGCTAAAAAATACTTCTCTTGCTTTCTCCTCCTGTGGATAAGATTCATCAGATATATATCACTTTGTCGGTTCTTTTGTTATATGGTTTATTAGTTTCTTGATACTTAAATGTGTGAAATCGTAGGCATTTCAGTACAATAAAAGAAGAGTGGAGAGAAGGGTTCGATCGAGGTACCTTTCATTTCTGCGCAAATTTGATAAGGGAACATGTTCATAAGTAAATAGATAAGCGATCATGAAATTTAACATCGGAGAATCACCATAAAAGTCATAAATcgattgtaattgtgccaattgagtattaaatcttttttttttttttttgccaattgagtcataacaTTTTGCATccgtgctaattcagttcatctCGCCCACATTAGTTGACCGGTAtcgacgtgataatttttaataatattataatattttttgaatttatttttttttttatgttttttctttccttttctttccttcccttcttcctttgcGGTCGCCAAATCTAGCGAGAGCCGACCTCGCTAGCCTCGACCATGCCCTCCCTAGAATCTGGCGACGGTCAACCTCACCAGCCTTGAGCAAGGCTCGCCTTCGCTAGATCATGCCTTCTTCAAGCAtaaatgtcacgccccgtgtcctttcggcgcgccaacatccctctaACTTCGCTTATTTCTCCCAGGATCAGCACTGCGATAAACTTAACGTAATGCGATATGCACTCGCGGAAGCGATAcaacacccaaacaataaaactcaacagaatgacttaagaaaccatagattcaataatataaaggCACAATATCCATACAACATAATAACATAACAATACATCAAAGGGTTCGGGAGAGGGGTCGGTTACATCAAAAGGAGACGACCCAACTAGAAGCTACACCTAGCCTATAGGTGCCCAAAAGACCCACAATCACctaaacctaaaggtcgggtTCACTACCATCTGACGGATCATCCGCCTCGGGCTCTAACTCGGAATCTAgtggctcgttgaactcgtccatcaatgCTTGCTCGGACTCGGTGGGTTCCTCCGACTCTGCATCACCATCTACAACCTCCACTGCTTGAGCTTCCTCTATCGGCTCCGGGTCggactccattggctcttcggcgtcctcctcctccatcgattcgGTGTCCGGGTCCTCGACTTCTCCATTCCAGGGTAAACACTCGACAGGGTCCAACTCCATGAGGTCTTCTTGCTCGTCCTCATCGTAGGGCACgccataaatttgaaggggTCCGCCCATTCCTTCTTCGGCTCCCTTAGTCCAGGCCAAAAAGATAAACTCctcccaagctccacctcctacgtctatccacacggtgctaaggttcctatagtacaccctaccatcacctattacatatttcgtcactatgcgatcgatcggtctcggtatcccaaaaagcggcggcggcatcttcgtggtcggtggtccgaaaagtgggtcccacaaaggggtgagataaaaatcccagtaaggtggatctaagccgaccctagggtatggTACCTCCGAGCAAATAGACTACACGGACAACCAAGACTCACAGACAGCCCA
The genomic region above belongs to Rhodamnia argentea isolate NSW1041297 chromosome 6, ASM2092103v1, whole genome shotgun sequence and contains:
- the LOC115751214 gene encoding dormancy-associated protein homolog 3-like isoform X1, with translation MGLLDHLWDDTVAGPTPDSGLGKLRKHNTFSFRSNSGKELEAASERSYGDDASQEAMKKVTRSITIVKPPGYQSGSPPVSPAGSATPGSPFSESPFGSGEDLRRTRMRRQAKLDQKAPLLFKSSDI
- the LOC115751214 gene encoding dormancy-associated protein homolog 3-like isoform X2; this encodes MGLLDHLWDDTVAGPTPDSGLGKLRKHNTFSFRSNSGKELEAASERSYGDDASQEAMKKVTRSITIVKPPGYQSGSPPVSPAGSATPGSPFSGSREPFRFRRRSAPDAYEKAGEVGPKGAPPV